A genomic window from Vagococcus sp. CY52-2 includes:
- a CDS encoding CtsR family transcriptional regulator, translated as MQNKNMSDIIEDYLKELLKNEDIIEIKRAEIANQFNCVPSQINYVINTRFTVPKGYRVESKRGGGGYIRIVKVKLIKYKTRICEEIPDMISNGLTDSEAFAILNELQDNNLITVREKYLLNSAFKLTGISRSEEEKLLRSNMMIDVLERLTYEE; from the coding sequence ATGCAAAATAAAAATATGTCTGATATTATAGAAGATTATTTAAAAGAACTATTGAAGAATGAGGATATTATTGAAATAAAACGAGCTGAAATTGCTAATCAATTTAATTGTGTACCATCACAAATTAATTATGTTATTAACACAAGGTTTACTGTTCCAAAAGGTTATCGGGTAGAAAGTAAACGTGGTGGTGGTGGGTATATTCGTATTGTAAAAGTTAAATTGATAAAATATAAAACCAGAATATGTGAAGAAATTCCAGATATGATAAGTAATGGTTTGACAGACAGTGAAGCATTTGCTATTTTAAATGAACTGCAAGATAATAATCTAATAACTGTACGTGAAAAGTATTTACTTAATTCAGCGTTTAAATTAACTGGTATTAGTCGCTCGGAAGAAGAAAAATTATTGAGATCGAACATGATGATTGATGTATTAGAACGACTAACTTATGAAGAATAG
- a CDS encoding ATP-dependent Clp protease ATP-binding subunit, producing the protein MGELFTKRANEVLNLAQESAKYFRHDVVGTEDLLLALAKEPRGIGGKVMRYFDIDDTYLFEEVEQIVQYGRYKSKENELLPYSPRTKDVLAFAGEEAKRLGAPSIGTEHILLALVREDTLLSARILKNLGVELPKLRKDIMRRIGITDNNKNGKNRKAIKNSVGEGTPTLDSLARDLTQSAREKRLDPLVGREIEVERLIQILSRRTKNNPVLVGEPGVGKTAIAEGLAQRIIESNVPKDMQNKRVMMLDMGAVVAGTKYRGEFEDRMKKLVDEIYHDGEVILFIDELHTLIGAGGAEGAIDASNILKPALARGELQTIGATTLDEYQKYIEKDSALERRFAKIMVDEPTEEETIDILTGLKSQYEEHHQVTITQEAVEAAVKLSIRYINDRQLPDKAIDLIDEAAAKVRLNQTEKPSPIVKQQRVLADIYKEKEEAIISQKFAEVVEIREIEKKALKKLAKLVEKQEKESAGYTQKLTEEDIESVISQWTGIPLTQLEKKESERLLDLEKVMHERVIGQEEAVESVSRAIRRARSGLKSPNRPIGSFMFLGPTGVGKTELAKTIAEVMFGSEDALIRVDMSEFMEKHSTSRLVGSPPGYVGYDEGGQLTERIRQKPYSVVLLDEVEKAHPDVFNVLLQVLDDGHLTDAKGRKVDFKNTIIIMTSNIGATSLRDEKTVGFGVADETKDYKAMKSRILEELKKSFRPEFLNRVDEVVVFHSLNKQQLHDIVKIMSKDVVERLKEQDITLKLTSAAIDVISSEGFDPEYGARPIRRALQKEVEDRLSELLLSGELQTGDIVTLGASKGKINTKVKKVEKV; encoded by the coding sequence ATGGGTGAATTATTTACTAAAAGGGCTAATGAAGTTCTGAATCTTGCACAAGAAAGTGCTAAATATTTTAGACATGATGTAGTTGGAACAGAGGATTTGTTACTTGCTTTAGCGAAGGAACCAAGAGGTATTGGTGGAAAAGTAATGAGATATTTTGATATTGATGATACTTATCTGTTTGAGGAAGTTGAACAGATTGTTCAATATGGACGTTATAAATCTAAAGAAAACGAATTGCTTCCTTATTCTCCGCGAACTAAGGATGTGTTAGCTTTCGCAGGTGAAGAGGCTAAACGACTAGGGGCGCCAAGCATTGGAACAGAACACATTTTACTTGCTTTGGTTAGAGAAGATACATTATTATCTGCTAGAATTTTAAAAAATTTAGGAGTGGAACTTCCCAAGTTACGCAAAGATATAATGAGAAGAATTGGTATTACAGACAATAATAAAAATGGTAAAAATAGAAAAGCGATTAAGAATTCAGTTGGTGAAGGGACTCCTACACTAGATTCTTTGGCACGAGATTTGACACAGAGTGCTAGAGAAAAACGATTAGATCCTTTAGTTGGTCGCGAGATAGAAGTTGAACGATTGATACAAATTTTAAGTCGTCGAACTAAAAATAATCCGGTACTTGTTGGAGAACCTGGTGTTGGGAAAACAGCTATTGCTGAAGGTTTAGCGCAACGGATTATCGAATCTAATGTACCAAAAGATATGCAAAATAAACGTGTGATGATGCTTGATATGGGAGCAGTAGTTGCTGGGACTAAGTATCGTGGTGAATTTGAGGATCGCATGAAAAAATTGGTGGATGAAATTTACCATGATGGCGAAGTTATTTTGTTTATTGATGAATTACATACGTTGATTGGTGCTGGTGGTGCTGAAGGAGCGATTGATGCATCTAATATTTTAAAACCTGCATTAGCACGTGGAGAACTTCAAACAATAGGGGCAACAACATTAGATGAATATCAAAAATATATTGAAAAAGATTCTGCGTTAGAGCGCCGATTTGCTAAAATTATGGTTGATGAACCCACTGAAGAAGAAACCATTGATATTTTGACAGGGTTGAAATCTCAGTATGAAGAACATCATCAAGTAACCATAACTCAAGAGGCTGTTGAAGCAGCTGTAAAATTATCTATTCGTTACATTAATGATCGTCAGCTTCCTGATAAAGCTATTGATTTGATAGATGAGGCAGCTGCCAAAGTACGCTTGAACCAAACGGAAAAACCATCTCCAATAGTGAAACAACAACGGGTATTAGCTGATATCTATAAGGAAAAAGAAGAAGCGATTATCTCACAAAAATTTGCCGAAGTGGTTGAAATTCGAGAGATAGAAAAGAAAGCCTTAAAAAAATTAGCAAAATTAGTTGAAAAACAAGAAAAAGAATCAGCTGGTTATACACAAAAATTGACCGAAGAAGATATTGAATCTGTCATTTCTCAATGGACTGGTATTCCTTTAACACAGTTAGAGAAAAAAGAGAGTGAACGATTACTTGATTTAGAAAAGGTTATGCATGAACGTGTTATCGGCCAAGAAGAGGCTGTAGAATCTGTTTCACGTGCTATTCGACGTGCGAGAAGTGGGTTGAAGAGTCCAAATCGTCCAATTGGGTCATTTATGTTTTTAGGGCCAACAGGTGTTGGAAAAACAGAATTAGCTAAAACAATTGCTGAAGTGATGTTTGGTTCAGAAGATGCCTTGATTCGAGTGGATATGTCTGAATTTATGGAAAAACATAGTACAAGTCGTTTAGTCGGCTCCCCTCCAGGGTATGTTGGTTATGATGAAGGAGGACAATTGACTGAGCGAATCCGTCAAAAACCATATTCTGTTGTATTACTTGATGAGGTAGAAAAAGCCCATCCTGATGTGTTTAATGTGTTGTTGCAAGTACTAGATGATGGGCATTTAACTGATGCCAAAGGTCGTAAAGTAGATTTTAAAAATACAATTATTATCATGACATCAAATATCGGCGCTACTTCTTTACGAGATGAAAAGACTGTTGGATTTGGTGTAGCAGATGAAACCAAAGATTATAAAGCGATGAAATCTCGTATATTAGAAGAATTGAAAAAATCATTTAGACCGGAATTTTTAAATCGTGTAGATGAAGTGGTCGTATTCCACTCATTAAATAAACAACAATTACATGATATCGTGAAAATCATGTCTAAAGATGTTGTTGAGAGATTAAAAGAACAAGATATTACATTAAAATTAACTTCAGCAGCTATTGATGTTATCAGTAGTGAAGGGTTTGATCCGGAATACGGAGCTCGTCCAATTCGTCGTGCTTTGCAAAAAGAAGTCGAAGATAGACTAAGTGAATTACTCTTGTCAGGTGAACTTCAAACAGGAGATATAGTGACTCTTGGTGCATCAAAAGGGAAAATTAATACAAAAGTAAAAAAGGTAGAAAAAGTGTAA
- a CDS encoding peptidase U32 family protein: MIEISTTVDSLEQARQLVELDIDVICFGEEEFGLRLPHYFTREEMTELVQLAHSKGKKARVAVSAIMHPDKMELIPEYLVFLESIGVDDIIVGDPGVIYVLQRDGYKLPYVYNAETMVTSSRQVNFWAKRGATGAILAREIPFEELQQIAKDTQVFTEVLVYGATCIHHSKRPLITNYFNFTKQQDNVSKEDGLFISEPKDEETHYSIFEDKHGTHIYATNDVDLMFELKELYDAGLRHWKLDGMYTPGEDFVSIVSSFITAKKALIGDTWAQDLAKSLQKTIMEHHPKGRSLDTGFYYLDPEEIK, translated from the coding sequence ATGATAGAGATAAGTACGACAGTGGACTCATTAGAACAGGCACGTCAACTGGTCGAATTGGATATTGATGTAATTTGTTTTGGAGAAGAAGAATTTGGGTTACGTTTACCGCATTATTTCACAAGAGAAGAAATGACTGAATTGGTTCAATTAGCTCATAGCAAAGGAAAAAAAGCACGTGTAGCAGTAAGTGCCATTATGCATCCAGATAAAATGGAGCTTATTCCTGAATATTTGGTTTTTTTAGAATCAATTGGAGTAGATGATATTATTGTAGGCGATCCTGGTGTGATTTATGTCTTACAACGAGATGGATATAAACTACCTTATGTATATAATGCTGAAACAATGGTGACTAGTTCAAGGCAAGTAAACTTTTGGGCAAAACGTGGGGCAACTGGTGCAATTTTAGCTAGAGAAATTCCATTTGAGGAGTTGCAACAAATTGCCAAAGATACGCAAGTCTTTACTGAAGTTTTAGTGTATGGTGCGACGTGTATCCATCACTCAAAACGCCCATTGATTACAAATTATTTTAATTTTACGAAGCAACAAGACAATGTTTCTAAAGAAGATGGGTTGTTTATATCTGAACCTAAAGATGAAGAAACGCATTATTCTATTTTCGAGGATAAGCATGGGACACACATTTATGCCACAAATGATGTAGACTTAATGTTTGAATTAAAAGAATTATATGATGCTGGTTTAAGACATTGGAAATTAGATGGTATGTATACTCCTGGGGAAGATTTTGTGAGTATTGTTTCAAGTTTTATTACAGCTAAAAAAGCGTTGATTGGAGACACTTGGGCACAGGATTTGGCAAAATCGCTACAAAAAACGATTATGGAACATCATCCAAAAGGAAGAAGTTTGGATACTGGCTTTTATTATTTAGATCCTGAGGAAATAAAATAG
- a CDS encoding U32 family peptidase, whose protein sequence is MTNTLKRPEVLAPAGTLEKLKIAIHYGADAVYIGGNAYGLRSRAGNFSYEEMEEGVAFAKERGAKVYVAANMVTHEGDAKGAGEFFRKLRDIGISAVIISDPALIEVCITEAPGLPVHLSTQSSATNFETLEFWKNEGLERVVLGREVSMDEVAKIRENTDIEIEAFIHGAMCISYSGRCTLSNHMSHRDANRGGCSQSCRWKYDLFDMPFGEERRSLTDTGEVSEPFSMSAVDMSMIEHIPDLVKNGVDSLKIEGRMKSIHYVSTVSNVYKKAVDSYMADPENYVCKQEWIDELWKVAQRELATGFYYHIPTDEEQLFGKRRKIPVYKFIGEVLEYDDETKIATIRQRNHFRIEDRIEFYGPGFTHFEQDIKEMWNEDGESIEKAPNAMMIVKMPVAQPVKPGDMIRKQK, encoded by the coding sequence ATGACAAATACATTGAAACGACCAGAAGTACTGGCTCCAGCTGGTACGCTTGAAAAATTGAAAATTGCGATACATTACGGGGCAGATGCTGTGTATATTGGTGGGAATGCTTACGGCCTAAGAAGTCGTGCTGGGAACTTTTCTTATGAAGAAATGGAAGAAGGTGTCGCGTTTGCCAAAGAACGAGGAGCAAAAGTTTATGTGGCAGCTAACATGGTGACGCATGAAGGAGATGCCAAAGGAGCTGGTGAGTTTTTTAGAAAATTGCGAGATATTGGCATTAGTGCGGTAATCATCTCTGACCCAGCATTAATTGAAGTATGCATTACCGAAGCACCTGGTTTACCGGTTCATTTGTCGACACAATCTTCTGCGACAAATTTTGAAACATTAGAGTTTTGGAAAAATGAAGGACTAGAACGAGTGGTGTTAGGTCGTGAGGTCTCAATGGACGAGGTAGCGAAAATTCGTGAGAATACGGATATTGAAATTGAAGCCTTTATTCATGGTGCGATGTGTATTTCCTATTCAGGTCGTTGTACCTTATCAAATCATATGAGTCACAGAGATGCTAACCGTGGTGGGTGTTCACAATCATGTCGTTGGAAATATGATTTGTTTGATATGCCATTTGGTGAAGAAAGACGTTCATTAACAGACACTGGTGAAGTGAGTGAGCCGTTTTCAATGAGTGCGGTGGACATGTCAATGATCGAACACATTCCTGATTTAGTAAAAAACGGTGTCGATAGTCTAAAAATTGAAGGACGCATGAAGTCGATTCATTATGTATCAACGGTATCTAATGTCTATAAAAAAGCAGTTGATAGCTACATGGCTGATCCGGAAAATTATGTGTGTAAACAAGAGTGGATTGATGAACTGTGGAAAGTGGCACAACGAGAATTAGCAACTGGTTTTTATTATCATATTCCAACAGATGAGGAACAATTATTTGGAAAACGTCGGAAAATCCCAGTGTATAAGTTCATTGGTGAAGTGTTAGAATATGATGACGAAACTAAAATTGCTACTATCCGACAACGAAATCATTTCAGAATCGAAGATCGTATTGAATTTTACGGACCTGGATTTACTCACTTTGAACAAGATATCAAAGAGATGTGGAATGAAGACGGTGAGTCAATTGAAAAAGCGCCAAACGCTATGATGATTGTCAAAATGCCAGTCGCACAACCAGTTAAACCTGGTGATATGATTCGTAAACAGAAGTAA
- the gor gene encoding glutathione-disulfide reductase codes for MKTFDYIVIGGGSGGIASANRAGMHGAKVLLIEGNELGGTCVNVGCVPKKVMWSASQMNDMLHHQAYEYGFDITIDGFDMARLVENRQTYIKRLNGLYLKGLESNGVTHIKGYAKFKEKKVVEVNGETFTAPHILIATGGKIVRPNIPGAEYGIDSNGFFELTELPKRVAVVGAGYIAVEIAGVLHGLGATTHLAFRRDTFLREFDDLLIQGLTESYEKSGMNLHANSVPKSVEKTASGYVLSFENGKSIEVDEIVWAIGRVPNMDGLNLDVTDVELTDKGAIKVDQYQNTTQEGIYAVGDVIDKINLTPVAIAAGRRLSERLFNNQDNLYLEYHTVPTVVFSHPAIGTVGLTEKEAREQYGEDVKIYTSRFTPMQFAITEVREKCWMKLVCVGKEERIVGLHGIGLGVDEMLQGFAVAVRMGATKADFDQTVAIHPTGAEEFVTMR; via the coding sequence ATGAAAACATTTGATTATATAGTGATTGGTGGAGGTAGCGGTGGAATAGCTTCTGCTAATAGAGCTGGGATGCATGGGGCTAAAGTACTATTAATAGAAGGAAACGAGCTTGGTGGGACATGTGTCAATGTTGGATGTGTTCCTAAAAAAGTCATGTGGTCAGCATCTCAAATGAATGATATGCTGCATCATCAAGCCTATGAATATGGTTTTGATATAACAATTGACGGATTTGATATGGCACGTTTGGTAGAAAATCGCCAAACGTATATCAAACGATTAAATGGTTTGTATTTAAAAGGGCTAGAAAGTAATGGAGTGACTCATATTAAGGGTTACGCTAAATTTAAAGAAAAAAAGGTGGTCGAAGTAAATGGAGAAACATTTACTGCTCCTCATATTTTAATTGCGACAGGTGGGAAAATTGTTCGCCCGAATATTCCTGGAGCAGAATATGGTATTGATTCAAATGGATTTTTTGAATTAACAGAACTACCAAAACGAGTGGCAGTAGTTGGAGCTGGATATATCGCAGTGGAAATCGCTGGCGTATTACATGGCTTAGGTGCAACGACTCATTTGGCATTTAGACGTGACACATTTTTACGTGAATTCGATGACTTATTAATTCAAGGATTAACTGAAAGTTATGAGAAAAGTGGCATGAATTTACATGCAAATAGTGTACCAAAGAGTGTTGAAAAAACAGCTTCTGGTTATGTTTTGTCCTTTGAAAACGGAAAATCAATCGAGGTAGATGAAATTGTCTGGGCAATCGGTCGAGTACCAAATATGGATGGGTTAAACCTTGATGTGACAGATGTTGAATTAACGGATAAAGGTGCAATAAAGGTAGACCAGTATCAAAATACCACACAAGAAGGTATTTATGCTGTTGGAGATGTCATTGATAAAATTAATTTAACACCTGTAGCAATTGCAGCAGGACGAAGATTATCCGAACGCTTATTTAATAATCAAGATAATTTATATTTAGAGTATCATACCGTTCCAACAGTTGTATTTTCACATCCAGCGATTGGAACAGTTGGTTTAACAGAAAAAGAAGCTAGAGAACAATATGGTGAGGATGTTAAAATATATACGTCTAGATTTACACCAATGCAGTTTGCGATTACTGAAGTTCGCGAAAAATGTTGGATGAAACTTGTGTGTGTCGGAAAAGAAGAAAGAATTGTTGGATTACACGGTATTGGATTGGGTGTTGATGAGATGCTACAGGGATTTGCAGTTGCTGTAAGAATGGGTGCAACTAAAGCTGATTTTGATCAAACTGTTGCCATACATCCAACAGGAGCAGAAGAATTTGTCACAATGAGATAA
- a CDS encoding cytochrome ubiquinol oxidase subunit I, whose product MDIEFLARFQFGMTTVFHFFFVPMSIGMAFAVAVMETMYVVKKEQIYKDMAKFWGNIFLIGFAVGVVTGLIQEFQFGMNWSEYSRFMGDIFGAPLAVEALLAFFMESTFIGLWMFGWDKFNEKLHLLFIWLVSIGTALSALWILAANSFMQNPVAYSINEATNRAELTSFVGLLKNHQLWVEYPHVLFGAIVTGGFVIAGSSAWKMLKNKDMEFFKKSMKIGLIIGLVGSILTIVAGHQQMIAVANDQPMKFAAMEGIYEDTSSPAPWNIIASIDTKDKETKWEISVPYLLTILGGEDKYIGMDQANKELHDEYDAKFGSEMDYYLPVKTLFWGFRFMAGFGSLMALMAIVGLYLLRKNKIQSLKWMLWLFVAGISFPFISNTFGWLVTELGRSPWTVYGLFTIADSVSPGVSATSLLISNIVYFLLFSVLGYVMFIFCKRAVKKGPYYVNPSEAKKDGIDPFAKGVL is encoded by the coding sequence ATGGATATCGAATTTTTGGCACGATTCCAGTTTGGTATGACAACTGTCTTCCATTTCTTTTTCGTGCCAATGTCTATCGGGATGGCATTCGCTGTTGCGGTAATGGAGACAATGTATGTTGTTAAAAAAGAACAAATCTATAAAGATATGGCAAAATTTTGGGGAAATATTTTCTTAATAGGTTTTGCTGTAGGGGTTGTAACAGGGCTTATCCAAGAGTTTCAATTTGGAATGAACTGGTCTGAATACTCTCGTTTTATGGGGGATATTTTTGGAGCACCTTTAGCAGTTGAAGCATTACTTGCTTTCTTTATGGAATCAACGTTTATTGGACTATGGATGTTTGGTTGGGACAAATTCAATGAGAAACTGCACTTATTATTTATTTGGTTAGTATCAATCGGAACAGCTTTATCCGCGTTATGGATTCTTGCGGCAAACTCATTTATGCAAAATCCAGTGGCCTATTCAATTAATGAAGCAACAAATCGTGCAGAATTAACAAGTTTTGTTGGTTTACTAAAAAATCATCAATTATGGGTAGAATACCCTCACGTCTTATTTGGAGCGATTGTGACAGGTGGTTTTGTCATTGCTGGCTCATCAGCATGGAAAATGCTAAAAAATAAGGACATGGAATTCTTCAAAAAATCAATGAAAATCGGTTTAATTATTGGTTTGGTTGGTTCAATTTTAACCATTGTTGCTGGACACCAACAAATGATTGCTGTTGCAAATGATCAACCAATGAAATTTGCAGCAATGGAAGGTATCTATGAAGATACTTCTTCACCAGCTCCTTGGAACATTATTGCATCAATCGATACGAAAGATAAAGAAACAAAATGGGAAATTTCTGTTCCTTATTTATTAACTATTTTAGGTGGGGAAGATAAATATATTGGGATGGATCAAGCCAATAAAGAACTACATGATGAATATGATGCCAAATTTGGTTCAGAGATGGATTACTATTTACCAGTTAAGACTCTTTTCTGGGGATTCAGATTTATGGCTGGTTTTGGTTCTTTAATGGCATTGATGGCCATAGTGGGATTATATCTCCTTCGTAAAAATAAAATTCAAAGTTTGAAATGGATGCTATGGCTATTTGTAGCAGGTATTAGTTTCCCATTCATTTCTAATACATTTGGTTGGTTAGTGACTGAATTAGGACGTTCACCATGGACTGTTTATGGACTATTTACAATCGCAGATAGTGTGTCTCCTGGTGTATCAGCAACATCATTGTTAATTAGTAATATTGTTTACTTCTTATTATTCAGTGTATTAGGTTATGTGATGTTTATTTTCTGTAAACGTGCAGTGAAAAAAGGACCTTACTACGTTAATCCATCTGAAGCGAAAAAAGATGGTATTGACCCATTTGCAAAGGGGGTTCTGTAA
- the cydB gene encoding cytochrome d ubiquinol oxidase subunit II, which translates to MSNLQFLWFILIGVLFSGFFFLEGFDFGVGMATKLVARNKRERDQVIETIGPVWESNLVWLITAGGAMFASFPEWYASLFSGFYLILLFILVGLIIRGVSFKFRSSSENAKERNTWEWALFLGSVIVPFLFGMMFVDLVIGLPLDATKNVMNATFTDYINLFSIVGGVAVTLVSFLHGLNYLRLKTEGNVRERSLAMAKKLYPVLFAGLVVFAILAYLKTDFFTERFTSSLVLLVLIVVFAALSAYGTYKDKEGLSFISTGLVFVGIVAFLFNGLFPRVMIAKDSQFSLLIENASSTPYTLKVMTIVTVILLPIVLLYVAWAYKQFTKRVKIDR; encoded by the coding sequence ATGAGTAATTTACAATTTTTATGGTTCATTTTAATCGGCGTTCTATTTTCAGGATTCTTTTTCTTAGAAGGATTCGACTTTGGTGTTGGAATGGCTACTAAGCTAGTTGCTCGTAACAAGCGTGAACGTGATCAAGTCATTGAAACAATTGGGCCCGTTTGGGAAAGTAATCTGGTTTGGTTAATTACTGCTGGAGGTGCAATGTTTGCTTCATTTCCAGAGTGGTATGCATCTTTATTTAGTGGGTTCTATTTAATTTTACTATTTATTTTAGTTGGTTTAATTATTCGTGGTGTATCTTTTAAATTTAGAAGTAGTTCTGAAAATGCAAAAGAGCGTAATACTTGGGAATGGGCATTATTTTTAGGTAGTGTGATTGTACCATTTCTATTTGGTATGATGTTTGTCGACTTAGTTATAGGTCTTCCACTAGATGCTACTAAAAATGTGATGAATGCCACCTTTACTGATTATATTAATTTATTTTCTATCGTAGGTGGTGTGGCCGTGACGTTAGTGAGCTTTTTACATGGCTTAAACTACTTACGTCTTAAAACAGAAGGAAATGTCCGTGAACGTTCATTGGCTATGGCAAAAAAATTATACCCAGTATTATTTGCTGGTTTAGTCGTTTTTGCGATCTTAGCTTATTTGAAAACAGATTTCTTTACTGAACGTTTTACATCTTCATTGGTCCTTTTAGTTTTAATTGTTGTTTTTGCCGCACTTTCTGCTTATGGCACTTATAAAGATAAAGAAGGATTATCATTTATTTCAACTGGATTAGTCTTCGTTGGGATTGTAGCATTCTTATTTAATGGATTATTCCCACGTGTTATGATTGCCAAAGACTCACAATTTAGTTTATTAATTGAAAATGCATCAAGTACACCGTATACATTGAAAGTAATGACAATTGTTACAGTTATCTTATTACCAATTGTGTTACTTTATGTGGCTTGGGCATATAAACAATTTACAAAACGTGTCAAAATTGATAGATAA
- the cydD gene encoding thiol reductant ABC exporter subunit CydD, producing MIDKNLFRIDKIRSVLIGLVGLGILQALLIIGQAYFLSKGISALWNGESVASQTMSLIWFFSCFFGRQLVLYVRDKSLDKYAYQEARKVRQQLLQKIFRLGPNFVQKEGTGNMVTMTIEGIDQVENYITLILPKLTNMMVIPWLILLFVFTQDIRSGVILLLVFPIIILFMIILGYAARAKADRQYEGFQLLSNHFLDSLRGIETLYFLGLSKKYEKKVYEISEDYRKATMSTLKIAILSTFALDFFTTLSVAIVAVFLGFKLMNGQIELWPALTTLVLAPDFFLPLRDFSNDYHATLDGGNTLKSIFSILDQKELANDETIDLKGSWNESDKLSLKNMSLKYNESQEGTTLTDISFDWQGSGKIGIVGLSGSGKSTLIKLLGGFLEATEPSIHINQSAMTNLHKKAWQDQLFYIPQDPYIFHGSLKENITFYRPDASFEECAEAVKQAGLIDVIEELPEGWDTVIGEGGHLLSGGQYQRIAVARALLDKERNILLFDEPTAHLDVETEYELKETILPLFENKLVFFATHRLHWMREMDYILVMEDGKIVEQGTYHELRAKNGAYQYFVDQLKGGL from the coding sequence TTGATTGATAAGAATTTATTTCGTATTGATAAAATTAGGTCAGTCTTAATTGGGCTTGTAGGATTAGGAATCCTACAAGCCTTATTAATTATCGGACAGGCTTATTTTTTATCAAAAGGGATTAGTGCGTTATGGAACGGAGAATCTGTCGCATCGCAAACGATGTCGCTTATTTGGTTTTTTTCTTGTTTTTTTGGTAGACAGTTAGTGTTGTATGTACGAGATAAATCTCTTGATAAGTATGCGTATCAAGAAGCAAGAAAAGTCCGACAACAATTGCTACAGAAAATATTTCGTTTAGGGCCTAACTTTGTTCAAAAAGAAGGAACTGGAAATATGGTCACGATGACGATTGAAGGCATTGACCAAGTGGAGAATTATATTACGTTAATTTTACCGAAATTAACGAATATGATGGTGATTCCTTGGCTTATTTTATTGTTTGTTTTCACGCAGGATATTCGTTCTGGTGTCATTTTATTACTTGTCTTTCCAATTATCATCTTATTTATGATTATTTTAGGATATGCGGCACGAGCAAAAGCAGATAGACAATATGAGGGATTTCAACTATTAAGCAACCATTTTTTGGACTCACTGCGAGGAATTGAAACACTCTATTTTTTAGGGCTTAGTAAAAAATATGAGAAAAAAGTATATGAAATAAGCGAAGATTATCGAAAAGCAACAATGAGTACGTTGAAAATAGCCATCTTATCAACCTTTGCGTTGGATTTCTTTACTACATTATCAGTTGCTATCGTCGCTGTATTTTTAGGTTTTAAGTTAATGAATGGTCAAATTGAGTTGTGGCCTGCTTTAACAACATTAGTATTAGCTCCAGATTTCTTTTTACCATTACGAGATTTTTCAAATGACTACCATGCGACATTAGATGGTGGAAATACATTAAAATCTATTTTTTCAATTTTAGATCAAAAAGAATTAGCAAATGATGAAACAATTGACTTAAAAGGTTCATGGAATGAATCAGATAAATTATCATTAAAAAATATGTCGTTAAAATATAATGAATCACAAGAAGGAACAACCTTGACGGATATTTCTTTTGACTGGCAAGGTAGTGGGAAAATTGGAATTGTTGGGTTATCAGGATCTGGTAAGTCAACGTTGATTAAGCTATTAGGCGGATTCTTAGAAGCAACAGAACCAAGTATTCATATTAATCAGTCTGCCATGACAAATCTACACAAAAAAGCATGGCAAGATCAATTGTTTTATATTCCGCAAGACCCTTATATATTCCATGGTTCATTAAAAGAAAATATTACATTTTATCGACCTGACGCTAGTTTTGAAGAATGTGCTGAAGCAGTGAAACAAGCGGGTCTAATTGATGTCATAGAAGAATTACCAGAAGGATGGGATACAGTGATTGGTGAAGGTGGTCACCTATTAAGTGGTGGGCAGTATCAACGTATTGCTGTTGCTAGAGCCTTATTAGATAAAGAACGAAATATTTTATTATTTGATGAACCTACCGCCCATTTGGATGTGGAAACAGAGTATGAACTAAAAGAAACGATATTGCCATTATTTGAAAATAAGTTAGTATTTTTTGCGACACATCGTCTACATTGGATGAGAGAGATGGACTATATTTTAGTAATGGAAGATGGAAAAATTGTTGAACAAGGAACATATCATGAACTGCGAGCTAAAAATGGTGCCTATCAATACTTTGTAGATCAATTGAAAGGAGGGTTATAG